The following coding sequences are from one Arachis hypogaea cultivar Tifrunner chromosome 7, arahy.Tifrunner.gnm2.J5K5, whole genome shotgun sequence window:
- the LOC112703957 gene encoding uncharacterized protein encodes MAYMIRSFLLLSTLFLILAITPNIEAKDVVVEAMVYCQSCDHIGTWSLSEAKPVASAKVSITCKNYKAQVFYYKVFDTDKNGYMYAQLEGFKMKNYILDHPLHSCYVKLVWSPLETCGLLSNVNYGLTGAPLRYENKLLRGGAGSNYEAVVYAAGPLAFRPSHCSQGNVTSQH; translated from the coding sequence ATGGCTTACATGATTAGAAGCTTCCTTCTACTTTCTACCCTGTTTCTAATTCTTGCAATCACTCCCAACATAGAAGCCAAAGATGTAGTGGTTGAAGCTATGGTATATTGCCAAAGCTGTGATCACATTGGAACCTGGTCACTAAGTGAAGCCAAGCCAGTAGCTTCGGCAAAAGTAAGCATCACATGCAAGAACTACAAGGCTCAAGTTTTCTATTACAAGGTCTTTGACACAGACAAGAACGGTTACATGTATGCACAACTTGAAGGGTTCAAGATGAAAAACTATATACTAGATCATCCACTTCACTCTTGTTATGTTAAGCTTGTGTGGTCTCCTCTTGAGACCTGTGGCCTACTCTCCAATGTGAACTATGGCCTCACTGGCGCCCCGCTTCGCTACGAGAACAAGCTCTTGCGTGGCGGCGCCGGAAGTAACTATGAGGCTGTTGTCTATGCTGCTGGTCCTTTGGCCTTTCGTCCCTCTCATTGCTCGCAGGGAAATGTTACAAGCCAACACTAA
- the LOC112702345 gene encoding uncharacterized protein yields MPGRPWYTISSAARTDAAPDYQTQASLDGTTDTGANTSSAQPRARAPPLLHSYNSARQSRVNAVPFQPPRNERRLAPSSDMGDTRTPATRTEHWDRDEVVDVYSEDEDYDPETDEVESFDDHVDDLFAAQEAEHQGNANSRKDIDFWEVDVIENSMTQQKEIAELGAQLAELKAEVAEMKAERQIMESLLTEMKAKRQIMERLLRYLIQQQGDNLPPDVVADLDSLGSG; encoded by the exons ATGCCTGGGAGACCTTGGTACACCATTAGTAGTGCAGCTAGAACTGATGCTGCCCCTGATTATCAAACTCAAGCTAGTTTG GATGGAACGACGGATACGGGAGCTAATACTTCAAGTGCACAGCCACGTGCTAGAGCGCCCCCACTTCTGCATTCTTACAATAGTGCTCGACAATCTCGTGTTAATGCTGTACCATTTCAACCACCGCGCAATGAAAGACGGCTGGCTCCGTCAAGTGACATGGGTGACACTCGAACTCCAGCAACACGCACAGAGCATTGGGATCGTGATGAAGTTGTCGATGTCTATTCGGAAGATGAAGATTATGACCCAGAGACGGATGAGGTTGAGTCGTTCGATGACCATGTCGACGATTTGTTTGCCGCACAAGAAGCTGAACATCAGGGCAATGCTAACAGCCGCAAAGACATCGATTTTTGGGAAGTTGATGTCATCG AAAACAGCATGACACAACAGAAGGAGATTGCAGAGCTTGGGGCACAGTTAGCAGAACTAAAAGCAGAGGTAGCAGAGATGAAGGCAGAGAGACAGATAATGGAGAGTTTGTTAACAGAGATGAAGGCAAAGAGacagataatggagagattgttAAGATACCTAATCCAGCAACAAGGAGATAATTTGCCACCTGATGTAGTTGCAGATCTAGATTCTTTGGGAAGTGGAT AA
- the LOC112701086 gene encoding uncharacterized protein, which yields MLSVKDYSIRRGVEYRVIESDHLKYHRKCKEFGKGCSWLIRVALRARKGTWEVRRYNGPHTCLATSISSDHRQLDYHVICARILAMVRADAAVTVKVLQQATEADYGFRPSYRKVWMAKQKAVAQIYGDWEESYAELPRWMLGVQVTMSGTITVLKTSSVRIGSGVDESTVYFHRLFWTFPPCIEAFRHCKPLVSIDGTHLYGKYGGTLLLAIAQDGNSNILPIAFALVEGENAESWHNGIKAALEAPETGWLPPRAFRAYCIRHVAANFALTFKGKDSRKMLVNAAYAKTEAEFYYWFDIMRTENPAMCDWANRMEYDKWTQHENAGRRFGHMTTNISECVNSVLKGTRNLPVTSLVKSTYGRLAQLFVVRGQTAEAQLGSGHEFCQALVKAIDRNLRDSRCFTVTLYDRH from the exons ATGCTGAGTGTCAAGGACTATAGCATCCGGCGAGGTGTTGAGTACAGAGTCATCGAATCAGATCATTTGAAGTATCATAGAAAATGTAAGGAATTCGGCAAGGGTTGTAGTTGGTTGATTCGTGTAGCGCTTCGTGCACGAAAGGGCACTTGGgaggttaggaggtacaacggGCCACACACATGCCTCGCAACTTCTATTTCAAGTGATCACCGTCAGTTGGATTACCACGTTATCTGTGCGAGGATTCTTGCTATGGTTAGGGCAGATGCTGCGGTTACGGTAAAGGTACTTCAACAAGCGACAGAAGCCGATTACGGTTTCAGGCCTAGTTACAGGAAAGTTTGGATGGCTAAGCAGAAGGCAGTGGCACAAATATATGGAGATTGGGAAGAGTCTTACGCGGAGTTGCCACGTTGGATGCTAGGGGTCCAGGTGACAATGTCGGGAACAATCACGGTGCTGAAGACGTCTTCTGTTCGGATTGGTAGTGGGGTTGATGAGTCGACGGTGTACTTTCACCGGCTTTTCTGGACATTTCCACCCTGTATCGAGGCATTCCGGCATTGCAAGCCCCTCGTCAGTATTGATGGTACCCACTTGTATGGGAAGTATGGAGGGACGCTGCTGTTGGCGATAGCTCAGGACGGGAACTCGAACATCCTCCCGATAGCatttgcccttgtggagggcgaAAATGCAGAGTCGTG GCATAATGGGATCAAGGCAGCGCTTGAGGCACCTGAGACTGGGTGGCTGCCTCCTCGGGCTTTTCGGGCCTACTGTATTAGGCATGTGGCTGCGAATTTCGCCCTAACGTTCAAAGGTAAGGACTCAAGGAAGATGTTGGTGAATGCTGCCTACGCAAAGACTGAGGCTGAGTTTTACTACTGGTTTGACATCATGCGGACTGAGAATCCAGCAATGTGTGACTGGGCCAACCGGATGGAGTATGACAAGTGGACCCAACATGAGAATGCTGGTCGACGGTTCGGGCACATGACCACAAACATCAGTGAATGTGTGAACTCCGTGCTAAAGGGAACTCGCAACCTGCCGGTCACATCGTTGGTTAAGTCAACTTACGGGAGGCTTGCTCAGCTATTTGTGGTACGGGGACAGACAGCAGAGGCACAACTCGGATCTGGGCATGAATTCTGTCAGGCATTGGTCAAGGCTATTGATCGGAACCTAAGAGACTCTAGGTGCTTCACTGTGACATTATACGACAGGCATTAG